In Musa acuminata AAA Group cultivar baxijiao chromosome BXJ3-9, Cavendish_Baxijiao_AAA, whole genome shotgun sequence, a single genomic region encodes these proteins:
- the LOC135649298 gene encoding probable lysophospholipase BODYGUARD 3 produces MGGRGGNDQSLLTLAGELLNSTVSFLVFSFLDVLDVVLCVVYKLIDYAMEAEWKPCYCSSSNNMITSSDSFMVSVNRGPKIVRLCSTKLQLEDVSDTLYSRHSRVSEFSRKAAVAVAASTSMSVRSPATTSFAVGSNIMEMLKGKIERRLPQPIPLWSDCDCKICNSWSRSTSSTSQLYVHAEGPADGRTTTNEDVLFIHGFISSSTFWTETVFQEFTAETRSRHRLFAVDLLGFGRSPKPADSLYTLREHIEMIEKSVLERYDVRAFHIVAHSLGCIIALAMAVRHPNAVKSLTLLAPPYFPVPRGEEPSQFIMRQVAPRKVWPAIAFGASMACWYEHVSRTICLLICKNHRLWDCLFKFFSGNRMRTFMIEVFMCHTHNAAWHTLHNVICASAEKMESYLETVREKLRCEVRVFHGGNDELLPVDCSYDLAARIPRARVKVFEKKDHVTIIVGQQRAFARELEEIWREAGT; encoded by the exons atgggTGGCAGGGGGGGGAATGATCAGTCTTTGCTGACGCTGGCTGGGGAGCTGCTAAATTCGACTGTTAGCTTCCTTGTCTTCTCCTTCCTTGACGTCCTCGACGTGGTCCTCTGCGTGGTGTATAAGCTGATTGATTACGCCATGGAGGCGGAGTGGAAGCCCTGCTACTGCTCCTCCTCCAACAACATGATCACCAGCAGCGACAGCTTCATGGTGTCCGTGAACAGAGGGCCCAAGATCGTCCGCCTTTGCTCCACCAAGCTTCAGCTGGAGGACGTCTCCGACACGCTCTACTCACGCCACTCCCGCGTGTCGGAGTTCTCCCGCAAGGCCGCCGTGGCCGTGGCGGCCAGCACCAGCATGTCGGTTCGGTCGCCGGCCACCACCTCCTTCGCCGTCGGCTCCAACATCATGGAGATGCTGAAGGGGAAGATCGAACGGCGGCTGCCGCAGCCGATCCCCCTCTGGTCCGACTGCGACTGCAAGATCTGCAACTCGTGGAGCCGATCCACCTCCAGCACCTCCCAGCTTTATGTCCATGCCGAGGGGCCTGCAG ATGGAAGAACGACGACGAATGAGGACGTCCTGTTCATCCACGGCTTCATATCATCCTCCACGTTCTGGACGGAGACCGTGTTCCAGGAATTCACCGCCGAGACGAGGTCGAGGCACCGGCTGTTCGCGGTGGACCTGCTGGGGTTCGGCCGGAGCCCCAAGCCGGCCGACTCGCTGTACACGCTGCGGGAGCACATCGAAATGATCGAGAAGTCAGTGCTGGAGCGATACGACGTGCGCGCCTTCCACATCGTCGCCCACTCTCTCGGCTGCATCATTGCGCTGGCCATGGCCGTCAGGCACCCAAACGCGGTCAAGTCCCTCACCCTGCTGGCTCCG CCATATTTTCCAGTGCCGAGGGGCGAGGAGCCGTCGCAGTTCATAATGCGGCAGGTGGCGCCGAGGAAGGTGTGGCCGGCCATCGCGTTCGGGGCCTCCATGGCTTGCTGGTACGAGCACGTCAGCCGGACCATTTGCCTCCTCATCTGCAAGAACCACCGCCTGTGGGACTGCCTCTTCAAATTCTTCTCCGGTAACAG GATGCGGACGTTCATGATCGAGGTGTTCATGTGCCACACGCACAACGCGGCATGGCACACCCTGCACAACGTCATCTGCGCCAGCGCGGAGAAGATGGAGAGCTACCTGGAGACGGTGCGGGAGAAGCTGAGGTGCGAGGTGCGGGTGTTCCACGGGGGCAACGACGAGCTCCTCCCCGTCGACTGCAGCTACGACCTGGCGGCCAGGATCCCCAGGGCTCGCGTCAAGGTGTTCGAGAAGAAGGACCACGTCACCATCATCGTCGGCCAGCAGCGTGCCTTCGCCCGGGAGCTGGAGGAGATATGGAGGGAAGCAGGGACGTAG
- the LOC135585149 gene encoding magnesium protoporphyrin IX methyltransferase, chloroplastic-like: protein MAFTGVLFPATATGASHRHRHLHPLCPKPRRLSSTTRTLALPSSADLPVLDAPVALAAASSVAALAAALSLSDPERRRRQQAEDVGGGDKEVVRDYFNNTGFERWKKIYGEATEGVNRVQLDIRLGHAQTVENALSMLRDGGPLAGLSVCDAGCGTGSLSIPLASEGALVSASDISAAMVTEAERQAREALADRPDLQMPKFEVKDLESLDGKFDIVVCLDVLIHYPQGKAEAMIAHLASLAESRLVLSFAPKTLYYDLLKRVGELFPGPSKATRAYLHAERDVERALEKVGWRVRKRGFIRTQFYFAKLVEAVPVGLA from the coding sequence ATGGCTTTTACGGGAGTCCTCTTCCCTGCCACCGCCACTGGCGCCtcgcaccgccaccgccacctccACCCGCTCTGTCCGAAGCCGCGCCGCCTCTCCTCTACCACCCGCACGCTCGCCCTGCCCTCGTCTGCCGACCTCCCCGTTCTCGATGCCCCGGTCGCCCTTGCCGCTGCCTCCTCCGTCGCCGCCCTCGCCGCCGCCCTCTCGCTCTCCGACCCCGAGCGGCGCCGCCGGCAGCAGGCGGAGGACGTTGGCGGCGGCGACAAGGAGGTTGTCCGCGACTACTTCAACAACACCGGCTTCGAGCGCTGGAAGAAGATCTACGGCGAGGCTACCGAAGGCGTGAACCGCGTGCAGCTCGACATCCGCCTCGGCCACGCCCAGACCGTCGAGAACGCCCTCAGCATGCTCCGCGACGGCGGCCCGCTCGCCGGACTATCCGTTTGCGACGCCGGCTGCGGCACCGGCAGCCTCTCTATCCCCCTCGCTTCCGAGGGCGCCCTCGTCTCCGCCAGCGACATCTCCGCCGCCATGGTGACCGAGGCTGAGCGCCAGGCCCGCGAAGCCCTTGCCGACCGACCCGACCTCCAAATGCCCAAATTCGAGGTAAAGGATCTCGAGAGCCTAGACGGAAAATTCGACATCGTGGTGTGCTTGGACGTGCTGATTCACTACCCTCAAGGGAAGGCCGAGGCCATGATCGCGCACTTGGCATCGCTGGCTGAGTCAAGGCTGGTTCTCAGTTTCGCGCCCAAGACGTTGTACTATGACCTGCTGAAGAGGGTGGGCGAACTGTTCCCTGGGCCGAGCAAGGCGACGAGGGCGTATCTGCACGCAGAGAGGGATGTGGAGCGGGCTCTGGAGAAGGTCGGGTGGAGGGTGAGGAAGAGGGGCTTCATCCGTACGCAGTTCTACTTTGCCAAGTTGGTCGAGGCGGTGCCAGTGGGCTTGGCATGA
- the LOC103998857 gene encoding germin-like protein 11-1, protein MEKLSDSGLAASLLLLLALLCSLTPSSADDSPLQDLCPAAPQGEAKLFMNGFLCKSPSSVMASDFKTSRLNHAGDTDNFLRSYMNVVTAADFPGLNTQGLSMARTDLAMDGMVLPHSHPRASEMMFVSHGTVVAGFVDSGNRLFQRTLRDGDVFVFPRGLLHFCVNAGYGLATTFSVLNSQNPGVMSIAGAMFAPGSDVMEKLVSRILSFKAGNATATVSSV, encoded by the coding sequence ATGGAGAAGCTCTCTGATTCCGGACTCgccgcctccctcctcctcctcctcgcccttcTCTGTTCCTTGACGCCTTCCTCTGCAGACGATAGCCCGCTTCAAGATCTGTGCCCCGCGGCGCCGCAAGGAGAAGCAAAGCTCTTCATGAATGGCTTCCTCTGCAAGAGCCCCAGCAGCGTCATGGCCTCCGACTTCAAGACCTCGCGGCTCAACCACGCGGGCGACACCGACAACTTCCTCCGGTCGTACATGAACGTGGTGACGGCCGCCGACTTCCCCGGCCTCAACACGCAGGGCCTCTCCATGGCCCGCACCGACCTGGCCATGGACGGTATGGTCCTGCCCCACTCCCACCCCCGGGCGTCCGAGATGATGTTCGTCTCCCACGGCACGGTGGTGGCGGGGTTCGTGGACAGCGGGAACCGTCTGTTCCAGCGGACGCTGCGGGACGGCGACGTGTTCGTGTTCCCCCGCGGCCTGCTCCACTTCTGCGTGAACGCCGGGTATGGGCTGGCGACCACCTTCTCGGTGCTCAACAGCCAGAACCCGGGCGTGATGAGCATCGCGGGCGCCATGTTCGCGCCCGGATCCGACGTGATGGAGAAGCTCGTGTCGAGGATCTTAAGCTTCAAAGCTGGGAACGCCACAGCCACCGTGAGCTCTGTTTGA
- the LOC103998858 gene encoding probable calcium-binding protein CML7 yields MGKEELTEEQVASMREAFTLFDTDGDGRIASSELGILMRSLGGNPTQAQLKEIAASEGLTAPFDFPRFLDLMRKHLRPEPFDRQLRDAFRVLDKDGTGTVAVADLRHVLTSIGEKLEPNEFDEWIREVEVAPDGTIRYEDFILRMVAK; encoded by the coding sequence ATGGGGAAGGAGGAGCTGACCGAGGAGCAGGTGGCGTCGATGCGGGAGGCGTTCACCCTGTTTGACACGGACGGGGACGGGCGGATCGCGTCGTCGGAACTGGGGATCCTGATGCGATCTCTGGGCGGCAACCCCACGCAGGCCCAGTTGAAGGAGATCGCCGCCTCGGAGGGCCTCACCGCCCCCTTCGACTTCCCCCGCTTCCTCGACCTCATGCGCAAGCACCTCCGCCCCGAGCCCTTCGATCGCCAGCTTCGTGACGCCTTCCGCGTCCTCGACAAGGACGGCACCGGCACCGTCGCCGTCGCCGACCTCCGCCACGTCCTCACCAGCATCGGCGAGAAGCTCGAGCCCAACGAGTTTGACGAGTGGATCCGCGAGGTCGAGGTCGCCCCTGACGGCACCATCCGCTACGAGGACTTCATCCTTCGCATGGTCGCCAAGTGA